GACAAATGATCAGAGTTTTGAAATCCCAAAGGAGGTGTTGTCATAGTCCAGGTTGTTATAAATAAGTGGTGTGGAAGGAGACCAGAGTCAGAGCAGACATCACCTCACTACCTAACACCTTGCTCTGTAACGATTTACTGTTTGTTGTGACACCGGACAGGTACAATTTGTATATTTCAAAACTGTGATAATTTGCTCGCTAATCATggaaaatgtttctgttgtaAGAATTTTTGTTCTCTCAGGGATAAATGAGACAATGAATTACAGAATTGCTATATTTTCATTCACTTTACTGTATTactgtgtgattttgtttttgaatatcTCTATCATCATGATCATTATCTTAGATCAAAACCTACACGAACCCATGTACATCTTGTTGTGCAGTCTTTGCTTTAATGGACTTTATGGGACCACAGGTTTCTACCCTAAATTCCTCTTTGATCTACTGTCTTCCTCTCAACAGATTTCATATGAAGGATGCCTTTTACAGGCTTTTGTCATGTATTCATTTGCTTGTTGTGAATTATCCATTCTAGCAGTCATGGCCTACGACAGATACGTGGCTATATGTCGACCACTGCACTACCTTTCTGTCATGACAAAGAGGAAGCTCGCTCAGCTGATATGTTTTTCCTGGCTAACACCTTTCTGCATCTTTTCCATCAGTATTTTTCTAACATCTACACTGAAGTTATGTGGTTCAAAAATTCCAAAACTCTTTTGCGTGAACTGGATAATTGTCAAACTCACTTGCCCTGACACTGACACTGTTTCAAGTAATATTCTCTCATATGCAACAATTATCATTTATGTGTGTCATGGGTTATTCACAATTTGGACTTATATGCATATGACAAGAACTTGTGTGAGGTCGAAAGATGACAGGGCAAGGTTTATGCAGACATGTGTGCCTCATTTAGTCTCTTTGGTCACATTCCTTGTTGTAATACTTTTTGATTTGATGTATATGCGATTCGGCTCCACAGATTTGCCTCAGAGCATTCAAAACTTCATCGCTATAGAATTCCTGCTCATTCCTCCTGTGATGAATCCTCTAATATATGGATTTAAACTGACCAAAATACGAAACAGAATTATAGGTTTTGTGTATGTTGAAAAGAAATGACTGCTTCCATTCAATTTCAACTCTCATGTATGTATTATCATGTTGTTGAGACAATAGAGATAAGCATTGTTTATTTAAGGAGGTAATGTAACAGATGTAATTC
The Anoplopoma fimbria isolate UVic2021 breed Golden Eagle Sablefish chromosome 16, Afim_UVic_2022, whole genome shotgun sequence genome window above contains:
- the LOC129104819 gene encoding olfactory receptor 4E1-like, giving the protein MENVSVVRIFVLSGINETMNYRIAIFSFTLLYYCVILFLNISIIMIIILDQNLHEPMYILLCSLCFNGLYGTTGFYPKFLFDLLSSSQQISYEGCLLQAFVMYSFACCELSILAVMAYDRYVAICRPLHYLSVMTKRKLAQLICFSWLTPFCIFSISIFLTSTLKLCGSKIPKLFCVNWIIVKLTCPDTDTVSSNILSYATIIIYVCHGLFTIWTYMHMTRTCVRSKDDRARFMQTCVPHLVSLVTFLVVILFDLMYMRFGSTDLPQSIQNFIAIEFLLIPPVMNPLIYGFKLTKIRNRIIGFVYVEKK